The proteins below are encoded in one region of Acetoanaerobium noterae:
- a CDS encoding DUF368 domain-containing protein, which produces MILKNILKGILIGIGSIAPGVSGGTFAMMLGIYDKITDAIGNFYVDFKSKMIFLCSISLGVAIGIIGFSRILEYLFVSHEFASKFVFVGIMIGSLPSIFNEAKKQGFTKYYFLPMFFTLFLTVGFAFMENDSIAVQTLSSLSFRESIFYGGVISLGTIIPGISSSILLMYAGVYNLILDAIGSIKIDILFPLGLGFGFSTLFLSKCINYMFKKYYGWTYFMVLGFVLGSITTLIPPIASIKDFIIGFILISISTVLSYKFSQKLLTSKNSSNQN; this is translated from the coding sequence ATGATATTAAAGAATATATTAAAAGGGATTTTAATAGGAATAGGAAGTATAGCTCCTGGAGTAAGTGGTGGTACTTTTGCCATGATGCTTGGAATTTATGATAAAATTACTGATGCTATAGGCAATTTTTACGTGGATTTCAAATCCAAGATGATTTTTTTATGTTCTATTAGCTTAGGTGTTGCGATAGGCATTATAGGATTTAGCAGAATATTGGAATATCTTTTCGTTTCGCATGAATTTGCCTCTAAATTCGTTTTTGTTGGAATAATGATTGGATCCCTTCCCTCTATATTTAATGAAGCGAAAAAACAAGGCTTTACAAAATATTATTTCTTGCCTATGTTTTTCACATTATTTTTGACAGTAGGCTTTGCTTTTATGGAGAATGATTCTATTGCTGTTCAAACGCTTTCATCTCTTAGTTTTAGAGAAAGCATATTCTATGGTGGTGTTATATCTCTTGGAACCATAATACCTGGAATCAGCTCATCAATTTTATTGATGTATGCAGGAGTTTATAATTTAATTTTGGACGCAATAGGCTCTATTAAAATAGATATTTTGTTTCCTTTAGGACTAGGATTCGGTTTTTCAACTTTGTTTTTGTCAAAATGTATTAATTATATGTTTAAAAAATACTACGGATGGACTTATTTCATGGTTTTGGGTTTTGTATTAGGCTCAATAACTACTTTAATTCCACCCATAGCATCTATCAAGGACTTTATTATAGGATTTATATTAATATCTATAAGCACAGTTTTATCATATAAATTTTCACAAAAATTACTTACAAGCAAGAACTCTAGCAATCAAAACTAG
- a CDS encoding DUF302 domain-containing protein: MNVGIVYEKSTNKSLTEAISSLESNLKESGFGILWQLNFKDKLQEKGLEFKDDFVVLEVCNPKQAKEVLEENIHIGYVLPCKMVVRREDDKTYIGMTSPEALIGLFEGSDLKEVAKKVEEALQNSIEASL, from the coding sequence ATGAACGTGGGCATAGTTTATGAAAAAAGTACAAATAAAAGTCTAACTGAGGCAATCAGTTCTTTAGAGAGTAATTTAAAGGAAAGTGGTTTTGGGATACTATGGCAGCTTAATTTCAAAGATAAATTACAAGAAAAAGGTCTAGAGTTCAAGGATGATTTTGTAGTATTAGAGGTATGTAATCCAAAGCAAGCAAAAGAAGTTCTAGAGGAAAACATTCATATAGGTTATGTTCTTCCATGTAAGATGGTAGTTAGAAGAGAAGACGATAAAACTTATATAGGAATGACAAGCCCAGAGGCCCTTATTGGATTGTTCGAAGGTAGTGACTTAAAAGAAGTTGCTAAAAAAGTTGAAGAAGCTCTACAAAATTCAATAGAAGCTTCACTGTAA
- a CDS encoding restriction endonuclease subunit S, whose amino-acid sequence MIQSNFMEKLLDGVEVEWKTLGEVAEIYGGLSGKSKNDFADGNALYISYKNIFDNIEINFDKLESVKVSDSENQHEVKYGDILFTGSSETAEEAGMSSAVTTKFTNKIYLNSFSFGVRFNDDINITPEFSKYLFRSHFMRVEIAKTASGVTRFNISKARFKKILIPIPPLKVQEEIVRILDTFTELTTELTTELTTRKKQYTYYRDKLLSFEEGEVEWKTLGSVVEIQRGKRLVKSELETLGKYAVFQNSMVPLGYYHKSNVKANTTFIISAGAAGEIGYSNVDFWAADDVYFFLHNNKIKSKYLYYFLLTQKTKISSQVRRASVPRLSKMVVEKLIIPIPPLLEQERIVSILDKFDALTSSITEGLPREIELRQKQYEYYRNMLLSFPKQEV is encoded by the coding sequence ATGATACAGTCAAATTTTATGGAAAAGTTGCTTGATGGGGTTGAAGTTGAGTGGAAGACATTGGGAGAGGTTGCAGAAATTTATGGAGGACTTTCTGGAAAAAGTAAAAACGATTTTGCAGATGGAAATGCTTTATATATTTCATATAAAAATATATTTGATAATATAGAAATAAATTTTGATAAACTTGAATCTGTTAAAGTATCAGATTCAGAAAATCAGCATGAAGTAAAGTATGGCGATATTTTATTTACAGGTTCATCAGAAACTGCAGAAGAAGCTGGAATGTCTTCAGCTGTTACAACAAAATTTACGAACAAAATATATTTAAATAGTTTTTCTTTTGGAGTTAGATTTAATGATGATATTAATATAACACCAGAGTTTTCAAAGTACTTATTTCGCAGTCATTTTATGCGTGTTGAAATTGCAAAAACAGCTAGTGGAGTCACTAGATTTAATATATCTAAAGCAAGATTTAAAAAGATTTTAATCCCTATCCCCCCTCTAAAAGTACAAGAGGAAATAGTCCGCATTTTAGACACCTTTACAGAGCTTACAACAGAGCTTACAACAGAGCTTACAACGCGTAAAAAGCAATATACTTATTACCGTGATAAGCTACTTAGTTTTGAAGAAGGAGAAGTTGAGTGGAAAACCTTGGGAAGTGTGGTAGAAATTCAACGAGGAAAAAGGCTTGTTAAAAGTGAGTTAGAAACATTAGGAAAATATGCTGTTTTCCAAAATTCTATGGTTCCTCTTGGATACTATCATAAAAGCAATGTTAAAGCTAATACAACTTTTATTATTAGTGCAGGTGCAGCTGGTGAAATTGGTTACAGCAATGTTGATTTTTGGGCTGCAGATGATGTTTATTTTTTCTTGCATAATAATAAAATTAAAAGCAAATATCTTTATTACTTTTTATTAACCCAGAAAACTAAAATTTCTAGTCAAGTTCGTAGAGCAAGCGTTCCAAGATTGTCAAAAATGGTAGTTGAGAAGCTTATCATTCCAATCCCACCTTTACTGGAACAAGAAAGAATAGTATCCATCTTAGATAAATTCGATGCCTTAACATCATCTATCACTGAGGGTCTACCTCGTGAGATAGAGCTTCGTCAAAAGCAATACGAGTACTATAGAAATATGCTTCTTAGCTTTCCAAAACAGGAGGTCTAG
- a CDS encoding hemolysin family protein: protein MTTQILFLILLIGVNAFFAASEIALISLNDNKIKIMADEKNLKAIQLVKLLSEPSRFLATIQIGITLAGFLASAFAAESFADPLVNIIKAYDLPITDSVLRVLTVTVITIILSYFTLVLGELVPKRVAMKKAESIAFFVVTPLTVLSKVTSPFVKFLTASTNFCVRLFGIDPSSNDDDVTEEEIRMMIDVGEEKGTIHEREKIMINNIFEFNNKTAEDIMTHRMELVGIPHDIGLRKLIDIVKTEQYSRIPVYNESIDNIIGVLYVKDLLPLIVEEAEDDFELDSYIRKPFFVPIQKKIDELFFELQATNIHIAIVIDEYGGTAGIVTVEDLLEEIVGNIFDEYDEEEDKEFKQIDETIFEVKAMISLEELEEHLEVELPVEEYETLNGFLIGLIGNIPSKDEEIEVQFKNLYFKVTEVTDKRIEKVIIEVNNEDDTSTKNNYLKEDLKY from the coding sequence ATGACTACACAAATTCTTTTTTTAATATTATTGATAGGAGTAAATGCTTTTTTTGCAGCTTCTGAGATAGCCCTGATTTCTTTAAATGATAATAAAATAAAAATAATGGCTGACGAAAAAAATCTCAAAGCCATACAGTTAGTAAAATTGCTAAGTGAGCCAAGTAGATTTTTAGCAACCATTCAAATTGGGATAACATTAGCAGGTTTTCTTGCCAGTGCATTTGCAGCAGAATCATTTGCTGATCCACTAGTGAATATTATCAAGGCTTACGATTTACCAATCACGGATTCAGTTTTAAGAGTATTAACAGTAACTGTAATTACTATAATACTATCCTATTTTACGCTTGTACTTGGAGAACTAGTTCCAAAAAGAGTAGCAATGAAAAAAGCAGAGTCAATAGCTTTTTTTGTGGTGACTCCATTAACCGTACTATCAAAGGTAACAAGTCCTTTTGTAAAATTTCTTACAGCTTCGACAAACTTTTGCGTAAGATTATTCGGAATTGATCCGAGTTCTAATGATGACGATGTCACAGAGGAAGAAATAAGAATGATGATAGATGTAGGTGAAGAAAAAGGTACTATTCATGAGCGAGAAAAAATTATGATAAATAATATTTTTGAATTTAATAATAAAACAGCAGAGGATATTATGACTCATAGGATGGAACTTGTAGGAATACCTCATGATATTGGATTGAGAAAACTTATAGATATAGTTAAAACTGAGCAGTATTCTAGAATACCAGTTTATAATGAAAGTATAGATAATATAATTGGGGTACTATATGTAAAAGATTTATTGCCACTAATTGTAGAAGAGGCAGAAGATGATTTTGAATTAGATTCTTACATTAGAAAGCCTTTTTTTGTTCCCATTCAGAAAAAAATAGACGAGTTATTTTTTGAGCTTCAAGCTACCAATATTCATATTGCAATTGTTATAGATGAGTATGGAGGTACCGCTGGGATAGTAACAGTTGAAGACTTGCTTGAAGAAATTGTAGGAAATATTTTTGATGAATACGATGAAGAAGAGGATAAAGAATTTAAACAAATAGATGAGACTATTTTTGAAGTAAAAGCTATGATTAGCTTAGAGGAGCTAGAAGAACATTTAGAAGTTGAGCTTCCGGTAGAAGAATATGAGACATTAAATGGATTTTTAATCGGACTGATTGGAAATATACCTTCAAAGGATGAAGAAATTGAGGTTCAGTTTAAGAATTTATATTTTAAAGTAACTGAAGTTACAGATAAAAGAATAGAAAAAGTTATTATAGAAGTAAATAATGAAGATGATACATCTACAAAAAACAACTATCTAAAAGAGGATTTGAAATATTAG
- a CDS encoding aminotransferase yields MNIKDFGVEMWMAKYENNALYNIAETCVSSITINELLEMSDIKDSAFDNIRKMKMTYGDIEGSLDLRREICKLYQNIDIANVTVTHGTIGANALVYDVLIEPNDHTISVLPTYQQHYSIPESLGANVDILPLRWENNFIPDIDELKSLIKPNTKIISINNPNNPTGSVIGLDLLNQIVDVARSVDAYVLCDEVYRGLDHVEGFTPSIVDLYEKGISTASLSKTFSLAGLRIGWVVGSKQFIEMANKRRDYNIISCGMIDDYLATIALKSKDKILARSLSIVRKNIEILDKWVNESKHLKYIRPKGGTTAFLKYSMDISSEELCKDILDKTGVMLVPGKVLDMEGYIRIGYANSEDILKKGLSKLTEYLETYWG; encoded by the coding sequence ATGAATATAAAAGATTTTGGAGTAGAAATGTGGATGGCAAAGTATGAAAATAACGCTTTATACAATATTGCTGAAACTTGTGTTTCTTCAATCACTATAAATGAATTGCTTGAGATGTCAGATATAAAAGATAGTGCTTTTGATAATATTAGAAAAATGAAGATGACATATGGCGACATAGAAGGTTCCCTAGACCTTAGAAGAGAGATTTGTAAGTTATATCAAAATATCGATATAGCTAATGTCACAGTTACACACGGAACAATAGGAGCAAATGCTCTTGTTTATGATGTTCTTATAGAACCTAACGACCATACTATATCTGTTTTACCAACCTACCAACAGCACTATTCTATTCCAGAGTCTCTAGGAGCCAATGTAGATATATTACCATTACGATGGGAAAATAATTTTATTCCTGATATTGATGAACTAAAATCGCTAATTAAACCTAACACAAAAATTATTAGCATTAATAATCCTAATAATCCTACTGGTTCTGTCATAGGTCTTGATTTGCTAAATCAAATAGTAGATGTAGCAAGAAGCGTTGATGCCTATGTTCTGTGTGATGAGGTATATCGTGGTCTTGATCATGTAGAAGGCTTTACTCCATCAATCGTAGATTTATATGAAAAAGGTATAAGCACCGCAAGTCTTTCAAAAACATTTTCTCTTGCAGGGCTTAGAATTGGATGGGTAGTAGGTTCTAAACAATTTATTGAAATGGCCAACAAAAGAAGAGACTATAATATTATTAGCTGTGGTATGATAGACGATTATCTTGCGACTATTGCCTTAAAAAGCAAAGATAAGATTCTAGCAAGAAGTCTTTCCATAGTAAGAAAAAATATAGAAATACTAGATAAATGGGTTAACGAGTCAAAACACTTAAAATATATTCGCCCTAAAGGTGGTACAACAGCATTTTTAAAGTATTCCATGGATATAAGTTCAGAAGAGCTATGCAAAGATATACTAGATAAAACAGGCGTAATGCTTGTTCCTGGTAAAGTTCTAGATATGGAAGGTTATATAAGAATTGGCTATGCAAATAGTGAAGATATTCTTAAAAAGGGATTGTCAAAATTGACAGAATACTTGGAAACTTATTGGGGATAA
- a CDS encoding diguanylate cyclase, translating into MHKNHNKQKILIVDDTKINLAILTDVLKDDYVVVTASSGEQALDLIFSDTLPDIILLDVVMTGISGYDVCKKLKDTPLTKNIPIIFITGKISVEDETYGFKLGAVDYISKPFSPVIVKARVNTHSELKKHRDYLESISYLDGLTGVFNRRKFDEYLWEQLNYCFNTNRKLSLMIFDIDHFKAYNDLYGHEEGDQCLKKIASMTSEYTCEKKGLLARYGGEEFASIFVGDSNEEVFEIAENIRKKIYDSKIPNENSLVEPFVTVSIGIASVIPTQETSCKSMIESADKQLYLAKKTGRNKICMI; encoded by the coding sequence ATGCATAAGAATCATAACAAACAAAAGATTTTAATAGTTGATGATACAAAAATTAACTTAGCTATTCTTACTGATGTGCTTAAGGATGATTATGTTGTAGTAACAGCGAGTAGTGGAGAGCAGGCATTAGATTTAATTTTTTCTGATACCTTGCCCGATATTATTTTGCTAGATGTCGTAATGACTGGTATCAGTGGCTATGATGTATGTAAAAAATTAAAAGATACTCCTCTAACTAAAAATATTCCTATAATTTTTATTACAGGAAAAATCAGCGTTGAGGATGAAACTTATGGCTTTAAGCTGGGAGCTGTAGATTATATTTCTAAGCCTTTTTCCCCTGTTATCGTAAAGGCTAGGGTCAATACACATTCTGAGCTTAAAAAGCACAGAGATTATCTTGAAAGTATTTCTTACTTAGATGGACTTACTGGAGTTTTTAATAGAAGAAAGTTTGATGAGTATTTATGGGAGCAGTTGAATTATTGCTTTAATACCAATAGAAAGCTATCTCTTATGATATTTGATATAGACCACTTTAAAGCGTATAATGATTTATATGGTCACGAAGAGGGGGACCAGTGTCTAAAGAAAATCGCATCTATGACTTCTGAGTATACTTGTGAAAAAAAGGGTCTTTTAGCTAGATACGGTGGCGAGGAATTTGCCAGTATATTTGTAGGTGACTCAAATGAAGAAGTCTTTGAAATAGCAGAAAATATTAGAAAGAAAATCTATGACTCTAAAATTCCAAATGAAAATTCTTTGGTTGAACCTTTCGTAACTGTAAGTATAGGTATCGCCAGTGTAATTCCAACTCAGGAAACCAGTTGCAAAAGTATGATTGAATCTGCTGATAAGCAATTATATCTTGCAAAGAAAACCGGCAGAAACAAGATATGCATGATATGA
- a CDS encoding ornithine cyclodeaminase family protein, translating into MHKIFVLSEDDTRQLLELEEVIEGIENVYKEKSSGSGKVFPLVFHEFEKGVADMDIKSGTLDKMGVYGLKLVSWFGNNPSKGLPSLSGIVMLFDSSTGLPIGTISAEHMTGMRTGAAGAIGAKYLARNNSEVMLMVGSGHQASYQIRAMQTVIKGLKKVFVYDPINFESAKGFISKFEYKLDSIEYIPVQDLETSVANSDIIVTATPSKKPLIMKEWVKAGTHFSCMGSDMSGKQEIDENILKSAKLFTDDILQSVSVGEFEVGINNGTITKEDIICEIGDVLNGEYDGRTSDNDITVFDSTGIGLQDIAAGYIAIQKAKKINIGTEVKF; encoded by the coding sequence ATGCATAAAATATTTGTTTTATCAGAAGATGATACAAGGCAGTTGCTAGAATTAGAAGAAGTTATAGAAGGTATAGAAAATGTTTACAAAGAGAAATCCAGCGGAAGCGGAAAGGTTTTTCCTCTAGTATTTCATGAATTTGAAAAAGGTGTTGCTGATATGGATATTAAATCTGGCACACTTGATAAAATGGGAGTTTACGGATTAAAACTTGTTTCATGGTTTGGTAATAATCCTTCTAAAGGATTGCCATCGCTTTCTGGAATTGTTATGCTTTTCGATTCAAGTACAGGACTGCCTATTGGGACAATAAGTGCAGAACATATGACTGGAATGAGAACAGGAGCCGCAGGAGCTATTGGAGCAAAATATCTAGCTAGAAATAATTCAGAAGTAATGTTAATGGTAGGTTCAGGTCATCAAGCTTCTTATCAGATAAGAGCAATGCAAACAGTAATTAAAGGATTAAAAAAAGTTTTTGTATATGACCCTATTAACTTCGAATCTGCTAAAGGATTTATATCTAAGTTTGAATATAAGTTAGATAGTATAGAATATATCCCTGTACAAGATTTAGAAACCTCTGTAGCAAATTCTGACATTATAGTTACTGCAACCCCATCTAAAAAACCTTTGATTATGAAAGAGTGGGTAAAAGCTGGCACTCATTTTAGCTGTATGGGTTCAGACATGTCTGGGAAACAGGAAATCGATGAAAATATACTTAAATCTGCAAAACTTTTTACAGATGATATTTTGCAATCTGTAAGTGTGGGAGAGTTTGAGGTTGGAATCAATAATGGCACAATAACTAAAGAAGATATAATTTGTGAAATCGGTGATGTATTAAATGGAGAATATGATGGAAGAACATCTGATAATGACATCACTGTATTCGATTCTACAGGTATTGGTCTTCAAGACATAGCTGCAGGATACATCGCGATTCAAAAAGCAAAAAAAATCAATATCGGTACTGAAGTTAAATTCTAA
- a CDS encoding DMT family transporter, whose protein sequence is MISKKNASLIGLVLVAIIWGSTFTFNKMALYGLTPISLMATRFMIAFILMITIFRKKFKNIKFKNCIGGFLCGLALFLAFILQTYGLIYTTASKQAFLSGAYVIAVPFLTWFAFKKTPNLKTYLGTAICFYGISLLSFNSDMSINIGDILTLISSIMFAAQIVIAGYYIDREDAAVMSTVQFGVIGILSTIFLLIMKDFSFITIITDITSPTSLSVFYLGIIGTATAYYLQILSQKYTSPTATSIILSMEAVFGTIIAVLILGDVITLKMIFGAIAILIAILISEL, encoded by the coding sequence ATGATTTCAAAAAAGAATGCTTCACTAATCGGATTAGTTCTAGTTGCTATTATTTGGGGTTCAACTTTTACTTTTAATAAAATGGCTCTTTATGGACTAACTCCTATAAGCCTCATGGCAACAAGATTTATGATTGCCTTTATTCTAATGATTACTATTTTTAGAAAAAAATTTAAGAACATTAAATTTAAAAATTGTATAGGTGGTTTTTTATGTGGGCTTGCTTTATTTTTAGCTTTTATATTGCAAACTTATGGATTAATTTATACTACAGCTAGTAAGCAAGCTTTTTTAAGTGGAGCATATGTGATTGCCGTTCCATTTCTTACTTGGTTTGCATTTAAGAAAACGCCAAATTTAAAAACCTATTTAGGTACTGCAATATGTTTTTATGGAATTTCTCTTCTTTCATTTAACAGTGATATGAGCATCAACATAGGTGATATATTAACTCTAATTAGTAGTATTATGTTTGCTGCTCAAATAGTAATAGCTGGCTATTATATTGATAGAGAAGATGCAGCAGTAATGTCCACTGTACAGTTTGGAGTAATAGGGATTTTATCCACAATTTTTTTACTTATTATGAAAGATTTTAGTTTTATAACTATTATTACTGACATCACTTCACCAACTAGTCTATCGGTTTTTTATCTCGGGATAATCGGAACAGCTACTGCATATTATCTTCAAATCCTAAGCCAAAAATATACAAGTCCAACAGCTACATCGATTATTCTTAGCATGGAAGCCGTTTTTGGAACTATTATTGCTGTGTTAATTCTTGGCGATGTTATTACACTTAAAATGATTTTTGGTGCTATTGCTATTTTAATTGCTATTCTAATTAGCGAACTATAA
- a CDS encoding PucR family transcriptional regulator, translating into MITVSDVIKNSSLSAFPVVCGCAGLESEVIKTGIIDYEFSIEGFFENNKPFGYGDFLVASLMFTNGDESELLKMVEQLIALKVSGLAIKNIFFKKIPQSIIDLCNNKDFPIVLFDNSLYFEEIITEIDNIIQVSDWIKRIETKIELLYLNDLERGEVGFISKEMRISPLKYSVAFCLSPYIPLSSIDMTYIINSYNNHSYRDEKSFLYKYREFFLIILISNRDLKSEFEKSFLDILNLTGIKISNYTVGTSSIHNPVINLDFCIKEAIWSNKVAKLLSEERKNYSDLGTWSIIISNQQSKHINQYMKNYLNPITHNPSDSSKELIKTAIAYIKCEGNPKLTADNLFIHENTVRYRMNKLREKLDPNANDFVFYENLSLAIKIHLLHDDFNS; encoded by the coding sequence ATGATTACAGTATCCGATGTTATAAAAAATAGTAGTCTAAGTGCTTTCCCTGTGGTATGTGGTTGTGCTGGGTTAGAAAGCGAAGTTATAAAAACAGGTATAATAGATTATGAATTTTCAATTGAAGGTTTTTTTGAAAATAATAAGCCGTTTGGTTATGGTGATTTTTTAGTTGCAAGCCTTATGTTTACTAATGGGGATGAATCTGAACTTTTGAAAATGGTCGAACAGCTTATAGCCCTTAAAGTTAGTGGTTTAGCCATTAAAAATATTTTCTTTAAAAAAATACCTCAAAGCATCATTGACCTTTGTAACAATAAAGATTTTCCTATTGTTTTGTTTGACAATTCATTATATTTTGAAGAAATCATCACTGAAATTGATAATATAATTCAAGTATCAGATTGGATAAAAAGAATTGAAACAAAAATAGAATTATTGTATTTAAACGATTTAGAACGTGGTGAAGTTGGATTTATTTCTAAAGAGATGAGAATCTCTCCTTTAAAATATTCGGTTGCATTTTGTCTAAGTCCATATATTCCTTTATCATCTATAGATATGACCTATATAATAAATAGCTACAATAATCATTCATACCGTGATGAAAAAAGCTTTCTATATAAGTATCGCGAGTTTTTTTTAATAATATTAATATCTAATAGGGATTTAAAATCAGAATTCGAAAAATCTTTTTTAGATATTCTTAATTTAACTGGTATTAAAATCTCGAATTACACAGTGGGAACTAGTTCAATACACAATCCTGTAATTAATCTGGATTTCTGTATTAAAGAAGCTATATGGAGTAATAAAGTTGCTAAATTATTATCTGAAGAAAGAAAAAATTATTCTGATTTAGGAACTTGGAGCATTATAATATCAAATCAGCAATCCAAGCATATAAACCAATATATGAAAAATTACCTCAATCCGATTACACATAATCCATCTGATTCTTCTAAGGAACTAATAAAAACTGCTATTGCTTATATTAAATGTGAGGGAAATCCAAAATTGACTGCAGACAATCTTTTTATTCATGAAAATACGGTTAGATATCGAATGAATAAACTCCGCGAAAAACTAGACCCCAATGCTAATGATTTTGTTTTTTATGAGAATTTATCTTTAGCAATTAAAATTCATTTATTACACGACGATTTTAACTCTTAA
- a CDS encoding type I restriction-modification system subunit M, with protein MTSAAQRAELQSQIWKIANDVRGSVDGWDFKQYVLGTLFYRFISENFSKYIEAGDESINYAELPDDIITSEIKDDAIKTKGYFIYPSQLFENIAKTANTNESLNTDLASIFSAIESSANGYPSELDIKGLFADFDTTSNRLGNTVKDKNSRLAAVIKGVSGLKFGEFEDNHIDLFGDAYEFLISNYAANAGKSGGEFFTPQSVSNLIAKLAIHGQASINKIYDPAAGSGSLLLQAKKQFDEHIIEDGFYGQEINHTTYNLARMNMFLHNINYDKFHIALGNTLLDPHYGDEKPFDAIVSNPPYSVTWIGSDDPTLINDDRFAPAGVLAPKSKADFAFVLHSLSYLSSKGRAAIVCFPGIFYRGGAEQKIRKYLIDNNFVETVISLAPNLFFGTSIAVNILVLSKHKTDNKTQFIDASGADFYKKETNNNVLTEKHIEEIMKIFDTKEDIPHVAKCIDYEAIVDNDYNLSVSSYVEAKDTREIIDINELNKEIKTTVAKIDKLRTEIDEIIEVIEG; from the coding sequence ATGACAAGTGCAGCGCAAAGAGCTGAATTACAATCACAAATATGGAAAATAGCAAATGATGTAAGAGGTTCTGTAGATGGATGGGATTTCAAACAATATGTCCTAGGAACATTATTTTATAGATTTATAAGTGAAAACTTTTCTAAATACATAGAAGCAGGAGATGAAAGTATAAACTACGCAGAGCTTCCTGATGATATCATAACTAGCGAAATCAAAGACGATGCAATCAAAACAAAAGGCTACTTTATATATCCTAGCCAGCTATTTGAAAATATTGCAAAAACTGCCAACACAAATGAAAGCCTAAACACAGACCTAGCATCTATATTTTCAGCTATTGAAAGCTCGGCTAATGGATATCCATCTGAGCTAGATATCAAAGGACTATTTGCAGATTTTGACACTACTAGCAATAGACTAGGAAATACAGTAAAAGATAAAAATTCTCGCCTAGCCGCAGTTATAAAGGGAGTTTCAGGGCTTAAATTTGGTGAATTCGAGGATAACCACATAGACCTTTTCGGGGATGCCTATGAATTCTTAATATCAAACTACGCCGCCAACGCTGGGAAATCAGGAGGAGAATTCTTTACGCCTCAGAGCGTATCTAACCTTATCGCCAAATTAGCAATTCATGGTCAAGCCTCAATCAACAAAATCTATGATCCAGCGGCTGGGTCTGGCTCGCTATTACTTCAAGCAAAGAAGCAATTTGATGAGCATATAATAGAAGATGGATTTTACGGTCAAGAAATAAATCATACAACATATAACCTTGCTCGTATGAATATGTTCCTACATAACATAAACTACGATAAATTTCATATAGCACTTGGAAACACTTTATTAGACCCTCATTATGGAGATGAAAAACCTTTTGATGCAATAGTATCTAACCCTCCATATTCTGTAACTTGGATAGGAAGTGATGACCCTACCCTTATAAATGATGATAGATTTGCACCTGCAGGAGTTCTAGCTCCAAAGTCAAAAGCAGACTTTGCCTTTGTACTTCATTCACTGAGCTACCTATCAAGTAAAGGTAGAGCCGCTATAGTATGCTTCCCTGGTATATTCTATCGTGGTGGAGCAGAGCAAAAAATCAGAAAATATTTAATAGACAACAACTTTGTAGAGACAGTAATATCACTAGCTCCAAATCTTTTCTTTGGAACTTCTATAGCTGTCAATATCCTAGTCCTATCAAAACATAAAACAGATAACAAAACCCAATTTATAGATGCAAGTGGAGCAGATTTCTACAAAAAAGAAACCAATAACAATGTTCTAACAGAAAAACATATAGAAGAAATAATGAAGATATTTGACACTAAAGAAGATATCCCTCATGTTGCAAAATGCATAGATTATGAAGCTATAGTAGATAATGACTACAACCTATCAGTAAGCTCATATGTAGAGGCAAAAGACACAAGAGAAATAATAGATATAAATGAGCTAAACAAGGAAATAAAGACTACTGTAGCAAAAATAGACAAGCTAAGAACTGAGATTGATGAAATAATCGAGGTGATAGAGGGATGA